Proteins co-encoded in one Flavobacteriaceae bacterium MAR_2009_75 genomic window:
- a CDS encoding arylsulfatase A-like enzyme, translated as MKLIISGLLVVSMLFGCSEKTKKTEAASVDQERPNIILLMADDQGWGDTGYNGHPYLKTPNLDKMASNGAVFERFYAASAVCSPTRGSVMTGRHPLRYGICHANCGHIKSQEITLGEMVKSVGYTTGHFGKWHLGTLTRDTVEANRGGRPKFDDDYAPPWDHGFDASFVTESKVPTWNPMITPPKSAGDVSGTLEEGKPFNTSYWSGPKQIVTNNLEGDDSRVIMDRAIPFIEEAVKSKKPFLTIIWFHTPHLPVLAGEEDRNLYANLSEDEQHYYGVISAMDKQVGRLRDKLKALGVAENTVLFYTSDNGPEGKSTTGRTQGVTNGLKGRKRSLYEGGIRVPGIMEWEGRIQPGTKVDVPCFTSDYFPTIANILGVDLKKNHRPYDGIDILPIAQGKVEERDKALAFNFQKQAALMNNEYKIYSADEGQHFELYNISNDPQEENNIAEEEPEVLSSMVTTWNKWKTSQENSAQENDY; from the coding sequence ATGAAATTAATTATAAGTGGACTTTTAGTGGTTAGTATGTTGTTCGGTTGTTCTGAGAAAACCAAAAAAACAGAAGCCGCCTCTGTTGATCAGGAAAGACCTAACATCATTTTACTAATGGCGGATGATCAAGGTTGGGGAGATACAGGCTATAACGGACATCCATATCTAAAAACTCCCAATTTGGATAAAATGGCAAGTAATGGAGCTGTTTTTGAACGTTTCTATGCTGCATCTGCTGTTTGTTCTCCTACACGTGGTAGCGTAATGACGGGGAGACACCCACTGCGTTATGGCATTTGCCATGCCAATTGCGGTCATATAAAATCACAGGAAATTACTTTAGGTGAGATGGTTAAGAGTGTTGGGTATACAACAGGTCATTTTGGAAAATGGCACTTGGGTACGTTAACGCGTGATACAGTTGAAGCAAATAGAGGAGGAAGACCCAAGTTCGATGACGACTATGCTCCGCCATGGGACCATGGTTTTGATGCTAGTTTTGTTACGGAATCAAAAGTACCTACTTGGAATCCTATGATAACACCACCAAAATCAGCTGGCGATGTGAGCGGGACTTTGGAAGAAGGTAAACCTTTTAATACTTCATATTGGTCCGGACCAAAGCAAATAGTAACAAATAATTTAGAAGGAGACGATTCCAGAGTAATTATGGATAGGGCTATTCCATTTATCGAGGAAGCGGTTAAAAGTAAAAAGCCATTTTTGACCATCATCTGGTTTCATACGCCCCATTTACCTGTTTTGGCGGGAGAAGAAGACCGAAACCTTTACGCCAACCTTTCTGAAGATGAGCAGCATTACTATGGAGTTATTTCAGCAATGGACAAACAAGTAGGTCGTCTTAGAGATAAATTAAAGGCATTGGGTGTTGCCGAAAATACGGTGTTGTTTTATACAAGTGATAATGGTCCAGAAGGAAAATCGACCACAGGTAGAACGCAGGGCGTAACAAATGGCTTAAAGGGTAGAAAAAGAAGTTTGTATGAAGGGGGAATCAGGGTTCCAGGAATTATGGAGTGGGAAGGTAGGATACAACCGGGTACTAAAGTAGATGTGCCTTGTTTTACTTCTGATTATTTTCCTACCATAGCAAATATACTGGGAGTTGATTTAAAGAAAAACCATCGTCCATATGATGGTATTGATATACTTCCCATTGCGCAAGGCAAAGTAGAAGAAAGGGATAAAGCTTTAGCTTTTAATTTTCAGAAGCAAGCAGCGCTTATGAATAACGAATACAAGATATATAGTGCTGATGAGGGGCAGCATTTCGAGCTTTACAATATCTCGAATGACCCTCAAGAGGAAAATAATATTGCCGAGGAGGAACCAGAAGTATTGAGTTCAATGGTTACCACTTGGAACAAATGGAAAACTTCTCAAGAGAATAGTGCGCAAGAAAATGATTATTAA
- a CDS encoding arylsulfatase A-like enzyme, which produces MKILYVFPILLMLLVASSKPSNSEHGNKEVDKPNFVFLFADDQTFESIKALGFDEVYTPNLDRLVNGGTSFTHAYNMGGWNGAICVASRAMIISGSYIWNAQEKNTAWAKGDTTALNQTWSRLLEKQGYDTYMTGKWHVRAPAGTIFNDARHIRPGMPRDHGNQLGASIKKWKEESGDMKDWNDYMPLGYGRPTGPDDTEWSPTDTLQGGFWEGGTHWSEVVRDDALSFIETAQQKEAPFFMYLAFNATHDPRQAPQRFLDMYPLEDIKVPENFMPEYPWKDDMGNQPGLRDEALAPFPRTEYAVKVHRQEYYALLSHMDEQIGEVLDALEASGKMDNTYIFFGADHGLSVGHHGLIGKQSMFDHSVRIPLMVVGPGIPKGKLLNQDVYLQDIMATTLELANIDKPDYVQFNSFMDIIEGKREQSHYDGIYGAYIDVQRMIRKDGFKLLVYPKIGKVLLFDMENDPDEMNNLSEREEYSEKVESMFVNLIKLQEKMGDKLSLRDFNYK; this is translated from the coding sequence ATGAAAATATTATATGTGTTTCCAATTCTGCTAATGCTACTGGTTGCTTCTTCTAAGCCATCCAATTCTGAGCACGGGAATAAGGAAGTGGATAAGCCCAATTTTGTTTTTTTATTTGCGGATGATCAGACTTTTGAAAGTATCAAGGCACTAGGTTTTGATGAGGTTTATACACCTAATTTAGACCGATTGGTAAATGGAGGTACCTCGTTTACACATGCCTATAACATGGGAGGGTGGAATGGTGCAATCTGTGTTGCTTCACGAGCTATGATAATTTCAGGTTCTTATATTTGGAATGCACAAGAAAAAAATACTGCATGGGCAAAAGGAGATACCACAGCATTAAATCAAACTTGGAGTAGATTGTTGGAGAAGCAGGGCTACGATACCTATATGACTGGCAAATGGCATGTTCGGGCTCCAGCCGGTACTATCTTTAATGATGCACGTCACATACGGCCAGGAATGCCTCGAGACCACGGGAATCAATTAGGTGCTTCCATAAAAAAGTGGAAAGAAGAATCTGGCGACATGAAAGATTGGAACGATTATATGCCCCTAGGCTATGGCCGTCCTACGGGGCCGGATGATACGGAGTGGTCGCCTACCGATACCTTGCAAGGTGGTTTTTGGGAAGGGGGCACGCATTGGAGTGAGGTAGTACGCGACGATGCGCTATCTTTTATTGAAACGGCGCAGCAAAAAGAGGCTCCTTTCTTTATGTATTTGGCTTTTAATGCTACTCATGATCCAAGGCAGGCTCCGCAACGGTTTTTAGATATGTATCCTTTGGAGGATATAAAGGTTCCAGAAAACTTTATGCCAGAGTATCCTTGGAAAGATGATATGGGTAATCAGCCAGGTTTAAGGGACGAGGCTTTAGCTCCGTTCCCTAGAACTGAATATGCCGTTAAGGTGCACCGTCAAGAATACTATGCCCTTTTGAGTCATATGGACGAACAGATTGGTGAAGTTCTGGATGCTTTGGAAGCAAGCGGAAAAATGGATAATACATATATTTTTTTTGGTGCGGACCACGGACTTTCCGTAGGGCATCATGGGCTGATCGGAAAACAAAGTATGTTTGATCATAGTGTTCGGATACCCCTGATGGTAGTTGGTCCTGGTATACCAAAAGGAAAGCTCTTAAACCAAGATGTCTATTTGCAGGATATAATGGCCACTACGCTAGAATTAGCAAATATTGACAAGCCAGATTATGTGCAATTCAATAGTTTTATGGATATTATTGAAGGGAAACGGGAGCAAAGTCATTATGACGGTATATACGGTGCTTATATTGATGTGCAGCGAATGATTCGTAAAGACGGATTCAAACTTTTGGTCTACCCGAAAATAGGTAAGGTGCTGTTATTCGACATGGAAAATGACCCTGATGAGATGAACAATTTGTCGGAGCGTGAGGAGTATTCAGAGAAAGTGGAATCAATGTTTGTGAATCTGATTAAGTTGCAAGAAAAAATGGGTGATAAGTTGTCCCTAAGAGATTTTAATTATAAATAA
- a CDS encoding endoglucanase, producing MKIGNIDNMKLYKKIMKNGLLSIILLVAAVSYGQSLEQKNSENFTVQKGTNIAHWLSQSGRRGEERERFFTKEDIKTIAAMGFDHIRLPIDEEQMWNNQVERHEDAFQLMDNCIKWCEEYNLKVIVDLHILRSHHFNAKEKPLWTDAREQEKFFDLWRDLSKALSKYPNSLVAYELMNEAVADDHESWNKLLKNAFAAIRELEPERTIVIGSNRWQSVETFDELKVPENDKNILLSFHFYTPFLLSHYNASWTNLKDYKGPVNYPGILLTEKEFNALPENVKPSVKQYVNVKFDKEVLLELWQKPIQKAKSLGLPLYCGEFGIIEKAPKKEALAWYEDMMALFEETGIGHANWNFKSGSFGLVADDGTPNQELIDIITNKK from the coding sequence ATGAAGATTGGTAATATTGATAATATGAAACTATATAAAAAAATAATGAAAAACGGATTACTAAGTATAATATTATTAGTAGCGGCTGTCTCTTACGGTCAGTCCCTAGAGCAAAAAAATAGTGAAAATTTTACCGTTCAGAAAGGAACCAACATTGCGCATTGGTTATCACAAAGTGGTCGCAGAGGAGAGGAGCGTGAGCGGTTTTTTACAAAAGAGGATATTAAAACGATTGCAGCTATGGGATTTGACCATATTAGGTTGCCAATTGATGAAGAGCAAATGTGGAATAATCAGGTTGAAAGACATGAAGATGCTTTTCAGCTGATGGACAATTGTATTAAATGGTGCGAGGAATACAATCTGAAGGTTATAGTAGACCTACATATTCTCAGGTCTCATCATTTTAACGCCAAAGAAAAACCCTTGTGGACAGATGCCAGGGAACAAGAAAAATTCTTTGACTTGTGGCGCGATTTGTCCAAAGCTCTGAGCAAATACCCAAATTCTCTTGTGGCCTATGAATTAATGAACGAAGCAGTGGCCGATGACCATGAATCATGGAACAAACTATTGAAAAATGCCTTTGCCGCCATTCGTGAGCTTGAGCCAGAACGAACTATTGTTATTGGATCTAATCGATGGCAATCAGTCGAAACTTTTGATGAGCTAAAAGTGCCGGAGAATGATAAGAACATTCTACTGAGTTTTCATTTTTACACACCTTTTCTGTTGAGCCATTACAATGCGAGTTGGACGAACCTAAAGGATTACAAAGGTCCTGTAAATTATCCGGGCATTCTATTGACCGAAAAAGAATTCAATGCCCTGCCCGAAAACGTAAAACCTTCGGTAAAACAATATGTAAATGTAAAATTTGATAAAGAGGTCTTGCTAGAATTATGGCAAAAACCGATTCAAAAAGCAAAATCCTTAGGTTTACCGCTATACTGTGGCGAATTCGGAATTATTGAGAAAGCGCCGAAAAAAGAGGCTTTGGCATGGTATGAAGATATGATGGCCCTGTTTGAAGAAACGGGAATAGGTCACGCCAATTGGAATTTCAAAAGCGGAAGTTTTGGCCTCGTGGCAGATGACGGCACCCCGAACCAAGAATTGATTGATATCATTACAAACAAAAAATAA
- a CDS encoding putative membrane protein, protein MEDFNWILQFLGRLHPLMVHFPIGLLVVALFMELLTLNGKRKELREGIRWMVIIGAISAILSTLFGWLLKSQDDYSGDLVDNHQYVGIATAVFAIAASILLQRTLQGKIKDFCLYRGVLMTTVILLTITGHLGANLTHGEDFLTGVLPGSDEGYDDSKGVALLAELKQVDSLDTAQQDRLNLEVRAIFAHNCYQCHSQNKQKGGLVLDSKEGVFAGGESGLSVVAGKPEESELFRRITLSPNHDEVMPKKGKVLKSSEIKLVEIWIKNGAHWSDQTLKVFPEAELALNMPSLPTSVQSHPIDKLVDSYFEEKGAEWPQEVNDHLFVRRAYLDIVGLLPSTQQIEKFVNDSDSNKREALIDSLLNDKHNYTQHWISFWNDLLRNDYSGTGFITGGRKQITDWLYNSLLTNKGYDQMVSELVNPSEASEGFIKGIEWRGVVNASQRTEMQAAQNIGQSLMGVNVKCASCHNSFVSNLTLEQSYGFASIFADSVLELNRCDKPLGRMAEVNFLYPELGEVEGESLEERLLNLAKVMVQPDNGRLYRTITNRIWQRLMGRGIIEPLDEMDNEPWNGELLDWLAADFIESGYNLKHLIKQIMTSKTYQLRAAKYDKIEDLKSDYVFNGPIVRRLSAEQFSDAVSQIVFPVYHTVEYDPSHAELKAQRVWHREVKFDRDVLPEPGKRYFRKTFSLSDGAISEATALLSVDHSYVLYVNDEKIASGNDWKRVGKYDVTQFLKPGKNMIAIEGENEGTIANPAGVLFSMKIKFETENEIQIDSDTTWKSSADIPKGEWTSIDFDDTSWNEVRNYGTANWGKLVNFNFNEKGEEFARASLVKQHPFMKALGRPSRENVATTRDDNATLLQALELTNGEFFNGVLEEGAERWLQAYEKDSQKIVDNLYQQSFGRNPSEEESELLMGILGENASKEGLQDVFWSTLILPEFQFIN, encoded by the coding sequence ATGGAGGATTTTAACTGGATACTTCAATTTCTCGGTAGACTACACCCCCTAATGGTTCATTTTCCCATTGGGCTGCTAGTAGTTGCTCTTTTCATGGAGCTTTTGACGCTCAATGGAAAACGAAAGGAACTTCGTGAAGGTATTCGTTGGATGGTCATTATCGGTGCCATTTCGGCTATTTTATCTACACTCTTCGGGTGGCTCTTGAAATCTCAGGATGACTATAGCGGAGATTTGGTTGATAACCATCAATATGTAGGTATAGCGACAGCTGTTTTTGCCATCGCCGCATCAATTTTACTACAACGAACTCTTCAAGGAAAAATCAAAGATTTTTGCCTATATAGAGGCGTTTTGATGACCACGGTCATTTTACTGACCATCACAGGGCATCTAGGTGCCAACCTCACCCATGGGGAAGACTTTTTAACAGGTGTTTTGCCCGGTAGTGATGAAGGTTATGACGATAGTAAAGGGGTCGCTTTATTGGCCGAACTCAAGCAGGTAGATTCGTTGGATACCGCGCAGCAAGACCGTTTAAATTTAGAGGTAAGGGCCATTTTTGCCCATAACTGCTATCAATGCCACAGCCAGAACAAACAGAAGGGCGGTTTGGTTTTGGATAGTAAAGAGGGGGTTTTTGCAGGTGGCGAATCCGGCTTATCGGTAGTGGCTGGCAAACCGGAAGAAAGTGAACTTTTCCGGAGAATTACATTGTCTCCCAATCATGATGAGGTAATGCCAAAAAAGGGAAAAGTCTTAAAATCCAGTGAAATCAAATTGGTTGAAATATGGATCAAGAACGGAGCCCATTGGTCAGACCAAACATTAAAAGTTTTTCCTGAGGCCGAATTGGCATTGAACATGCCTTCATTGCCAACTTCCGTACAATCCCATCCAATAGACAAATTGGTTGACTCGTATTTTGAGGAAAAGGGCGCAGAATGGCCCCAGGAAGTTAATGACCACCTATTTGTTCGCAGGGCGTACCTAGATATTGTCGGGTTGCTGCCATCAACCCAACAGATTGAAAAGTTTGTAAATGATTCCGATTCTAATAAAAGGGAGGCCCTAATCGATTCCCTTTTGAACGATAAACACAATTACACGCAGCATTGGATCAGTTTTTGGAATGATTTATTGCGCAATGACTATAGTGGAACAGGTTTTATTACAGGGGGAAGAAAGCAGATTACCGACTGGCTTTATAATTCGCTACTTACAAATAAGGGTTATGACCAAATGGTAAGTGAATTGGTAAATCCGTCTGAGGCTTCCGAAGGCTTTATCAAAGGCATTGAATGGCGAGGTGTGGTCAACGCCAGTCAACGTACCGAAATGCAGGCCGCTCAAAATATAGGTCAATCTTTAATGGGTGTAAATGTAAAATGCGCCTCTTGCCATAATAGTTTTGTGAGTAATCTTACGTTGGAGCAATCTTATGGTTTTGCCTCCATATTTGCCGATTCGGTTTTAGAATTGAACCGTTGCGACAAACCGTTGGGTAGAATGGCCGAGGTTAACTTTCTGTACCCTGAATTGGGCGAAGTAGAGGGCGAAAGCCTAGAAGAACGGTTGTTGAACTTGGCGAAAGTAATGGTGCAGCCCGATAATGGTCGCTTGTACCGAACCATAACCAACAGAATTTGGCAAAGACTGATGGGCCGAGGTATTATTGAACCTCTAGATGAAATGGATAATGAACCATGGAATGGAGAACTACTGGATTGGCTTGCTGCAGATTTCATTGAATCAGGTTATAATTTGAAACACTTGATCAAGCAGATCATGACTTCCAAAACATATCAACTGCGCGCGGCTAAGTATGATAAGATAGAAGATTTAAAATCTGATTATGTCTTTAACGGGCCAATTGTTAGACGCTTGAGTGCCGAGCAGTTTTCCGACGCGGTGAGTCAAATTGTATTTCCGGTATACCATACGGTGGAGTATGACCCTTCACATGCTGAATTGAAAGCGCAACGAGTATGGCATAGAGAGGTAAAGTTTGACCGCGACGTGCTTCCCGAGCCTGGCAAAAGGTATTTTCGTAAAACATTTAGTTTGTCGGATGGCGCTATTTCCGAAGCGACTGCTTTACTGTCTGTCGATCATTCCTATGTGCTATATGTAAATGATGAAAAAATTGCTTCCGGAAATGATTGGAAAAGGGTTGGTAAATATGATGTGACCCAGTTTTTAAAACCAGGTAAAAATATGATCGCTATCGAAGGAGAAAATGAAGGAACCATCGCCAACCCGGCGGGAGTACTGTTTTCAATGAAAATCAAGTTTGAAACTGAAAATGAGATACAGATAGATTCCGATACCACATGGAAAAGTAGTGCCGACATCCCCAAGGGGGAATGGACATCTATTGATTTTGATGATACCTCATGGAACGAAGTGAGAAATTATGGTACAGCGAATTGGGGCAAATTGGTCAATTTCAATTTCAATGAAAAAGGAGAGGAGTTCGCACGGGCAAGTTTGGTAAAGCAACATCCGTTTATGAAAGCATTGGGTAGGCCAAGTCGCGAAAATGTGGCTACAACGAGAGATGATAATGCTACTTTATTACAAGCTTTGGAGCTTACAAATGGGGAATTTTTCAACGGAGTGCTAGAGGAAGGGGCCGAACGCTGGCTGCAAGCGTATGAAAAGGATAGTCAGAAAATAGTTGACAACCTGTACCAACAATCATTTGGTAGAAATCCCTCCGAAGAAGAAAGTGAATTGTTGATGGGCATTTTAGGGGAGAATGCGAGTAAAGAAGGTTTGCAAGATGTTTTTTGGTCAACCCTGATACTTCCTGAATTTCAGTTTATCAATTAG
- a CDS encoding arylsulfatase A-like enzyme, with translation MKRTYFIFAVSLILLGAGSIKRNQDDESTIKPNVLIILTDQWRAQATGYAGDPNVSTPNLDELAATSVNFENAVSGMPVCSPFRASLLTGQRPLTHGVFMNDVQLDTNALTIAKVFNKAGYDTGYIGKWHLDGHGRLQNVTPGQRRQGFQFWKGNECTHNYNNSVYYDNEDPKQKTWEGYDTFEQTDAAIDYITERKSSNNPFMMILSYGTPHAPYHTAPEEYRNRFDPDKIQLRKNVPDSLKAKAKKDLAGYYAHIAAIDDMIGKLIKNLKDSGNYDNTIIVFTSDHGDLLGSHGAYKKQQPYEESARVPMLFRIPEQLKISEGDRDSLMNSEDIMPTILALCDISIPKTVEGINYRPYMEGKAEIGESTLLTCIQPFGQWNKPQHGGREYRALKTKRYTYAKDLEGPWLLFDNKNDPYQLNNLVGKPAYSSIQDDLDIQLSRRLEETGDKFLPGMEYIQKWGYPVDETGTVPYTH, from the coding sequence ATGAAGAGAACCTATTTTATTTTTGCGGTGAGTTTAATACTTCTTGGTGCCGGCAGTATCAAAAGGAATCAAGATGATGAGTCGACCATCAAGCCTAATGTTTTGATCATATTAACCGATCAATGGCGGGCGCAAGCTACGGGCTATGCAGGAGATCCTAATGTTAGCACTCCCAATCTAGATGAATTGGCAGCTACAAGTGTGAATTTTGAAAATGCGGTATCCGGAATGCCGGTTTGTTCACCTTTTAGGGCTTCGCTATTAACAGGGCAGCGTCCCTTGACCCATGGGGTGTTCATGAACGATGTACAATTGGATACAAACGCCCTTACAATAGCCAAGGTGTTCAACAAAGCAGGCTACGATACAGGTTATATTGGTAAATGGCATCTTGATGGCCACGGAAGGCTACAAAATGTTACTCCGGGACAAAGAAGGCAGGGGTTTCAATTTTGGAAGGGCAATGAATGTACCCATAATTACAATAATTCGGTTTATTATGACAACGAAGATCCTAAGCAAAAAACTTGGGAGGGGTACGATACCTTTGAACAAACCGATGCGGCCATCGATTATATTACAGAAAGAAAATCTTCCAACAATCCTTTTATGATGATTCTTTCTTATGGCACGCCTCATGCCCCGTACCATACTGCACCGGAGGAATATAGAAATCGATTTGACCCAGATAAGATTCAATTACGTAAAAATGTCCCGGATAGTCTCAAAGCAAAGGCTAAAAAAGATTTAGCCGGCTATTACGCCCATATTGCCGCAATCGACGATATGATAGGCAAGTTGATTAAAAACCTAAAAGACTCCGGCAACTACGATAATACCATAATAGTCTTCACCTCTGACCATGGGGATTTATTGGGTTCCCATGGTGCATACAAAAAGCAACAACCCTATGAAGAGTCTGCACGGGTTCCAATGTTGTTCCGCATTCCGGAACAGCTTAAAATTTCTGAAGGTGATCGAGATTCACTGATGAATTCGGAAGATATTATGCCGACTATTTTGGCACTTTGCGATATTTCTATTCCAAAAACGGTAGAAGGAATAAACTATAGACCATATATGGAGGGCAAAGCGGAAATAGGGGAATCGACCCTTCTTACTTGCATACAGCCCTTCGGTCAATGGAATAAGCCACAACACGGGGGTAGGGAGTATAGGGCGCTAAAGACGAAAAGATATACGTATGCCAAAGATTTAGAAGGGCCATGGTTGCTTTTCGATAATAAAAATGATCCTTATCAGCTTAACAATCTTGTTGGGAAACCGGCATATAGTTCGATTCAAGATGATTTAGATATACAGCTTTCTAGGCGTTTAGAAGAAACGGGTGATAAATTTCTACCGGGGATGGAATATATTCAAAAGTGGGGTTACCCTGTTGACGAAACCGGTACTGTACCTTATACCCATTAG
- a CDS encoding putative outer membrane starch-binding protein has product MKNIKYIVTVMMSFALGLTSCESDLEENPAGNISIANFYSSEDDAIAGLYGVYNSVYSFYGNTAINYGEVNADNATVSPNVSDLFQWDEFTYSNELTGGFWRSAYDGINLANEVALYTAEIEFDEEKRADIVSEAKALRALFYWHLVRIMGGVPIYETPTIGFDAVDTPRASADEVYALILRDLTEASLELPNTSTAGRLNAHIADALLARIYLYRSDFPNALAHAKKVIDSGAYNLFEDYAHIFKTEHNNGIEHIYQIQYLSGERNNPIPGGFGPRALPGQYGNSFWANTVVGGSIAPSAEFSAQNPISYRRSVTIADSYEHIDGVTGTITMEEAFGPGVYPYYVSKFDDRANELQSGANFNVIRYADVLLIAAEASNEVDPGAAEKYTWINKVRERARNGVETDLPDLAGLSQDDFRTAVLDERRFELAFEGQRAWDLKRRGEFLTIMRAQGKTVEDYKLLFPIPNNQVRLNPNLTQNEGW; this is encoded by the coding sequence ATGAAAAATATAAAATATATAGTCACTGTTATGATGTCTTTCGCCTTGGGGTTGACATCTTGCGAGAGTGATCTGGAAGAAAATCCAGCAGGGAATATTAGTATCGCAAATTTTTATTCTTCGGAAGATGATGCCATTGCTGGCCTATACGGTGTTTATAATTCTGTGTATTCCTTTTATGGTAATACCGCAATTAATTATGGAGAAGTAAATGCAGATAATGCAACAGTATCCCCAAACGTATCGGATTTGTTTCAGTGGGACGAGTTTACCTATAGCAATGAACTTACCGGAGGGTTTTGGAGGTCAGCTTATGATGGTATAAACTTGGCAAATGAGGTGGCCTTGTATACTGCGGAAATTGAATTTGATGAAGAGAAAAGAGCGGATATTGTCTCTGAAGCAAAAGCCTTACGAGCACTTTTTTACTGGCATTTAGTCCGTATAATGGGTGGTGTGCCTATTTATGAAACGCCAACCATAGGTTTTGATGCAGTGGATACACCTCGTGCTTCAGCTGATGAAGTTTATGCATTAATACTAAGAGATTTAACTGAAGCTTCTTTGGAATTGCCAAATACAAGTACGGCAGGTAGACTGAATGCTCATATTGCCGATGCACTATTAGCTAGAATATATCTGTACAGAAGTGATTTTCCAAATGCTTTGGCCCATGCCAAAAAAGTTATTGATTCGGGGGCATATAATCTTTTTGAAGATTATGCACATATTTTTAAAACAGAACATAATAATGGAATAGAGCACATTTATCAAATCCAATACCTTAGCGGGGAAAGGAACAATCCAATTCCTGGAGGCTTTGGTCCACGCGCACTTCCTGGTCAGTACGGAAATTCTTTTTGGGCTAATACCGTTGTAGGAGGTTCAATTGCACCCAGTGCAGAGTTTAGTGCTCAAAATCCAATATCTTACAGGAGGTCGGTAACGATAGCTGATAGTTACGAACATATTGATGGGGTTACCGGAACTATAACCATGGAAGAGGCCTTTGGCCCTGGGGTGTATCCGTATTATGTTAGCAAATTTGATGACCGGGCCAATGAGTTGCAGTCTGGGGCTAATTTTAATGTAATCAGATATGCTGATGTTCTATTGATTGCCGCAGAAGCTTCAAACGAAGTTGATCCTGGAGCTGCGGAAAAATATACGTGGATCAATAAAGTAAGAGAGAGAGCACGAAACGGAGTGGAAACGGATCTACCGGATTTAGCGGGCCTATCACAAGATGATTTTAGAACTGCCGTATTGGACGAAAGAAGGTTTGAATTGGCTTTTGAAGGTCAAAGAGCATGGGATTTAAAAAGGCGAGGAGAATTTCTGACTATTATGAGAGCCCAAGGAAAGACGGTTGAAGACTATAAGTTGCTTTTCCCTATTCCAAACAATCAAGTTAGGTTAAACCCTAATTTAACCCAAAATGAAGGTTGGTAG